One genomic window of Solanum dulcamara chromosome 12, daSolDulc1.2, whole genome shotgun sequence includes the following:
- the LOC129876777 gene encoding lysine-specific histone demethylase 1 homolog 1, giving the protein METSAGHPPETSHNVNSDEILRQDSLHHANSSPPQTTSEPAVSDSQFDETKISSELPPPTGVTPPQVKRRRRRKRFFTDIIPTSVSAAAVNGLRVLRPNPKPSTAYSYSLTELATGDDLSKQHNRRRRMSDLAKEVDVEALIAISVGFPVDSLTEEEIEANVVSQIGGVEQANYIVVRNHILARWRSNVTVWLTKDHALESIRAEHKNLVHSAYTFLLQHGYINFGVAPAIKEVKFKPPEGVSKGNVIVIGAGLSGLVAARQLISLGLKVVVLEGRGRPGGRVRSKKMTGGQNGVVAAADLGGSVLTGINGNPLGVLARQLGVPLHKVRDICPLYLPNGRTVNPDIDSKVEASFNKLLDRVCKLRQAMLDEVKSVDVSLGTALEAFRHVYRVAEDPQEQMLLDWHLANLEYANASLMSNLSMAFWDQDDPYEMGGDHCFIPGGNERLIRALAEDIPIFYDRTVGSVRYGTDGVLVYAGGQEYHGDMVLCTVPLGVLKKGDIEFVPELPQRKKDAIERLGFGLLNKVAILFPYDFWGGEIDTFGHLTEDPNMRGEFFLFYSYSSVSGGPLLIALVAGEAAVKFEKMSPLESVVRVLEILKGIFSPKGIAVPDPLQAVCTRWGQDQLSYGSYSYVAIGASGDDYDILAESVGDRVFFAGEATNKQYPATMHGAFLSGMREAAHILRVADRRISPAETSNTSSQENICVVDKFFDAPDLKFGNFSVLYDPMSSDLESNCLIRVELQGERCLHLYSLISRRLVLELSKLEGDLSRVEMLTRDFGVKLVGWNNLSVAVGPLLTSIESARSV; this is encoded by the coding sequence ATGGAAACATCAGCCGGGCATCCGCCGGAAACATCCCACAATGTTAACTCCGACGAAATTCTCCGACAAGACAGCCTTCACCATGCCAATTCTTCCCCTCCTCAAACGACATCCGAACCTGCCGTTTCAGACTCTCAGTTTGACGAAACGAAAATATCCTCCGAGTTGCCACCTCCCACCGGAGTCACCCCACCCCAAGTGAAAAGGCGACGTCGTAGAAAACGATTCTTCACTGACATAATTCCGACCTCTGTTTCCGCCGCCGCCGTGAACGGCCTTCGTGTTCTCCGCCCTAACCCTAAACCCTCCACCGCTTATTCATATTCCTTGACGGAACTGGCCACCGGAGACGACCTCTCTAAGCAGCACAATCGACGGAGAAGGATGTCGGATCTTGCTAAAGAAGTCGATGTTGAGGCCCTAATTGCTATCTCTGTTGGGTTCCCTGTCGATTCCCTTACAgaggaagaaattgaagctAATGTAGTTTCTCAAATTGGGGGCGTTGAACAAGCCAATTACATTGTCGTACGTAACCACATTCTCGCACGTTGGCGGTCGAATGTCACTGTTTGGCTCACAAAAGATCATGCATTGGAATCCATACGAGCTGAACACAAAAATCTTGTGCATTCTGCTTACACTTTTCTCCTACAACATGGGTATATCAATTTTGGTGTAGCTCCAGcgataaaagaagtgaaatttaAGCCACCTGAAGGGGTCTCGAAGGGGAACGTGATTGTTATTGGCGCGGGGCTGTCGGGTTTAGTTGCGGCAAGGCAATTGATTTCTCTAGGACTTAAAGTTGTGGTTCTTGAAGGAAGGGGTAGACCTGGTGGTAGAGTGCGATCCAAGAAAATGACAGGTGGACAAAATGGGGTTGTTGCTGCTGCAGATTTAGGTGGAAGTGTATTAACTGGAATAAATGGTAATCCGTTGGGTGTTCTCGCAAGGCAGCTAGGCGTTCCACTTCATAAGGTGAGAGATATATGCCCTTTGTATTTGCCAAATGGTAGAACTGTCAATCCGGATATTGATTCCAAAGTTGAAGCGTCgtttaataaattattagatAGGGTGTGTAAACTTAGGCAGGCAATGTTGGATGAGGTTAAGAGTGTAGATGTTTCGTTAGGTACTGCATTAGAGGCGTTTAGGCATGTGTATAGAGTAgctgaggatccccaagagcaAATGCTTCTGGATTGGCATTTAGCCAACTTGGAGTATGCTAATGCTTCGTTAATGTCCAATTTGTCTATGGCGTTTTGGGACCAGGATGATCCTTATGAAATGGGGGGTGATCATTGCTTCATCCCTGGAGGAAATGAGAGGTTAATTCGGGCTTTAGCAGAGGACATTCCTATTTTCTATGATAGGACGGTAGGAAGTGTAAGATATGGTACTGATGGGGTTTTAGTGTATGCTGGTGGGCAGGAATATCATGGGGATATGGTTCTATGTACAGTTCCCTTGGGAGTGCTTAAGAAGGGTGACATTGAGTTTGTACCAGAGCTTCCTCAGCGCAAGAAAGATGCAATTGAGAGATTAGGATTTGGATTGTTAAATAAGGTCGCAATTCTTTTTCCCTATGACTTTTGGGGTGGAGAGATTGATACTTTTGGACACTTGACTGAGGACCCGAATATGAGGGGTGAGTTTTTTCTGTTCTATAGTTATTCTTCAGTTTCAGGTGGACCACTTCTAATTGCTCTTGTAGCTGGAGAAGCAGCAGTAAAATTTGAAAAGATGTCTCCTCTTGAATCTGTTGTGAGGGTTCTGGAAATTCTGAAGGGCATATTCAGTCCGAAAGGAATTGCTGTTCCAGATCCACTTCAAGCAGTTTGTACGCGTTGGGGACAGGATCAGTTAAGTTATGGTTCTTATTCCTATGTTGCAATTGGAGCCTCAGGGGATGACTACGATATCCTTGCTGAGAGTGTTGGAGACCGAGTTTTCTTTGCAGGTGAAGCAACTAATAAACAGTATCCTGCAACAATGCACGGGGCTTTTCTCAGTGGGATGAGAGAGGCTGCTCACATACTGAGAGTTGCTGATAGGAGGATATCTCCAGCTGAGACGTCAAATACTTCCAGTCAAGAAAACATTTGTGTTGTTGATAAGTTCTTTGATGCTCCAGACCTTAAATTTGGAAATTTCTCCGTGTTGTATGATCCTATGTCATCTGACCTGGAGTCTAATTGCTTAATACGAGTCGAATTGCAAGGGGAGAGATGTTTACATTTATACAGCCTGATCTCCCGAAGACTAGTGCTGGAGCTAAGCAAATTAGAAGGGGATCTGAGCAGGGTAGAAATGTTAACACGTGACTTTGGGGTGAAATTGGTTGGTTGGAATAATTTATCCGTTGCTGTAGGACCTCTACTCACCTCCATTGAATCGGCTAGATCAGTTTGA